One Dermatophagoides farinae isolate YC_2012a chromosome 6, ASM2471394v1, whole genome shotgun sequence genomic window carries:
- the LOC124493741 gene encoding uncharacterized protein LOC124493741, with product MTTFLDRIQSFLSIIISDRSQSSTSLSSSSSSSSLLHCSSESLNKDKNNNCKPNKHHLKHKNEIEDDDDIVDQPWIDIKDLPSRLRLKIYSNQNDNQDYSTTIQQRQPRPQHWYQRIRYDLGECRRFTFIQINIIWFTSLIILLLHLRNCNSSSSNNRDKIIINKLICQWLIIIVSLNFSISIILLIILQFYICHIVRIFSKIPWLFIEMFLSIWLLATIFLSSMITTCLITGQTLIILLSWIQLMMTTFYLINRYYKHRMNISYAQDGVSADNDDEKDYVYSIKSYFCRHSSKLPSTPPQTPTPTPPIAKNNE from the exons atgaCAACTTTTCTTGAtagaattcaatcatttttatcgattataATATCTGATcgatcacaatcatcaacatcattatcatcatcatcatcatcatcaagtttaTTACATTGTTCATCCGAATCATTaaacaaagacaaaaataataactgTAAGCCGAATAAAcatcatttgaaacataaaaatgaaattgaagatgacgatgatattgttgatcAGCCATGGATAGATATAAAAGATTTACCATCAAGATTaagattaaaaatttattccaatcaaaatgaCAATCAAGATTATTCAACAACGATACAACAAAGACAGCCACGGCCACAACATTGGTATCAACGAATACGTTATGATCTTGGTGAATGTCGTCGTTTTACATTTATACAAATCAATATTATCTGGTTtacatcattgattatattattacTACATTTACGGAAttgtaattcatcatcatcgaataatagggataaaataatcatcaataaattaatatGCCAATGgcttatcattattgtatcattgaatttttccatatcaatcatattattaatcattttacaattttatATCTGTCATATtgtgagaattttttcaaaaattccatggttattcattgaaatgtttttatcaATATGGTTACTAGCgacaatatttttatcatcaatgataaccACCTGTTTAATAACTGGACAAACATTAATAATCTTATTGTCATGGATCCAATTAATGATGACCACTTTTTATT TGATCAATCGTTATTATAAACATCGAATGAATATATCCTATGCACAAGATGGTGTTTCCgcggataatgatgatgaaaaagattatgtttattcaatcaaatcatattTCTGTCgacattcatcaaaattaccATCAACACCACCACAAACGCCGACACCGACACCACCAAtagcaaaaaataatgaataa
- the LOC124493735 gene encoding uncharacterized protein LOC124493735 — protein MLNALVIIQVANIIVVTTIVVVVVTCTTTTTTAASANNIINTNIYSQKYDIDPRLKQSNQRQEQDYYPNQFYHHYHREKQPKHQQQSQKRRIALPDISLNLTKIQQQQQQRRRNHLQHHHQQHIASAAAAAAAAAAASIHLLTINSASLIANPNRIDNGNGNDDQISVAETSNTAVANYWPKSKPLYNTNIHKTLRTTATTTNLINIPAFSSSNSHIIYSRLSPSSQSSSSSPLYNTEYNNLWPRIDHSPNYYYPLWLHTTTTTKKLNNNNRNRKYNLNFESPSSSSNTELISSSSSLSSFIPITTTTTARTTDIVVGYNHHHHGNGVGVLDDDDDDGIGTTTSSLSSTFIIDDHHHSHHQNQDYHDEFILDRTAPDTSAGFFAKALDNVVRFLPTMRMRDRQNPGCVGGTKCQFFVFCWMSGGSLGASCGPLHTCCVTPSSQDIQPKYWGPVINDPQCGKSATRISRIVGGSDASFGQFPWQAFVQVGGSRCGGALVGPAHVVTAGHCVARSQHNPSSIRVTLGDYILHSEIESLPHEVFTVSEVKLHPNFRFTPQADRYDVAVLVLDRSVQYRENIMPICLPPKDTIYIGRMSYVAGWGALQAGSKLRPKVLQHVPVPVIENNICENWHKQRGINIKIYDEMMCAGYETGGKDACQGDSGGPLMLNEFGVWYLIGIVSAGYSCAKQYQPGIYHRVSSSSDWVSANVFPSAHFRVPS, from the exons ATGCTAAATGCCTTGGTGATCATACAAGTGGCCAATATAATAGTTGTCACtactattgttgttgttgttgtaacctgtactactaccaccaccaccgctgCAAGCGCCaacaatataatcaatacaAATATTTATTCACAAAAATACGATATCGATCCAAGattaaaacaatcaaatcaacgaCAAGAACAAGATTATTATCCAAaccaattttatcatcactatcatcgAGAAAAGCAACCaaaacatcaacagcaaTCACAAAAACGGCGAATCGCATTGCCTGATATATCGTTGAATTTAAcgaaaattcaacaacaacaacaacaaagaagaagaaatcacctccaacatcatcatcaacaacatattGCATCAGCAGCGGCGGCAGCCGCCGCCGCTGCTGCTGCGTCAATCCATTTATTAACAATCAATTCAGCATCACTTATTGCTAATCCGAATCGTattgataatggtaatggtaatgatgatcaaatatcCGTAGCGGAAACTTCAAATACAGCCGTAGCAAATTATTGGCCAAAATCTAAACCATTGTATAATACAAATATTCATAAAACATTaagaacaacagcaacaacaacaaatctaaTCAATATTCCAGCGTTTTCATCAAGTAATTCGCATATTATCTATTCACgtttatcaccatcatcacaatcatcatcatcatcaccgttaTATAATACAgaatataataatctttGGCCTAGAATTGATCATTcaccaaattattattatccattatGGCTTCatactacaacaacaactaaaaaattgaataataataatcgaaatcGTAAATATAATCTGAATTTcgaatcaccatcatcatcgtccaACACTGAATTGAtctcatcatcgtcatcattatcatcattcataccaataacaacaacaacaacagcaagaaCGACCGATATCGTTGTCggttataatcatcatcatcatggcaatggtgttggtgttttagatgatgatgatgatgatggtatagGAACTACAACTTCTTCGTTGTCATCTAccttcatcattgatgatcatcatcattcacatcatcaaaatcaggattatcatgatgaatttataCTCGACCGGACAGCACCAGACa cATCAGCTGGTTTTTTTGCAAAAGCATTGGATAATGTTGTACGATTTTTACCGACAATGCGTATGAGAGATCGACAAAATCCTGGCTGTGTTGGTGGTACtaaatgtcaattttttgtattctgTTGGATGTCCGGTGGTTCATTGGGTGCATCATGTGGTCCATTACATACTTGTTGTGTAACGCCAAGTAGCCAGGATATACAGCCAAAATATTGGGGACCAGTTATTAATGATCCAC AATGCGGAAAATCGGCAACAAGAATTAGCCGTATTGTTGGCGGATCGGATGCATCATTTGGACAATTTCCTTGGCag GCATTTGTACAAGTTGGCGGTAGTCGATGTGGTGGTGCATTAGTAGGACCAGCTCATGTTGTCACAGCCGGACATTGTGTTGCTAG GTCACAACATAACCCTTCAAGTATTAGGGTTACATTAGGCGATTATATTCTACATTCGGAGATTGAAAGCCTACCACATGAAGTATTTACTGTTAGTGAAGTTAAATTACATCCAAATTTTCGTTTCACACCACAAGCTGATCGTTATGATGTAGCCGTATTAGTATTGGATCGTTCTGTACAATATCGTGAAAATATAATGCCCATTTGTTTACCACCAAAAGATACAATCTATATTGGCCGTATGTCTTATGTTGCTGGTTGGGGTGCCTTACAAGCAG gATCAAAATTAAGGCCAAAAGTATTGCAACATGTACCAGTTCCTGTAATTGAGAATAATATCTGTGAAAATTGGCATAAACAACGTGGTATTAATATTAAAATctatgatgaaatgatgtgTGCCGGTTATGAAACAGGTGGTAAAGATGCTTGCCAG ggtGATTCTGGTGGTCCATTAATGCTTAATGAATTTGGTGTTTGGTATTTAATTGGAATCGTTTCGGCTGGATATTCGTGTGCCAAACAATACCAACCGGGTATCTATCATCGTGTTAGTAGTTCATCCGATTGGGTATCGGCAAACGTATTTCCATCTGCACATTTTCGTGTACCcagttga